In Candida dubliniensis CD36 chromosome 6, complete sequence, the following are encoded in one genomic region:
- a CDS encoding DNA damage checkpoint control protein, putative (Similar to S. cerevisiae RAD17;~putative orthologue in C. albicans is located on chromosome 4 and has not been functionally characterised;~In S. cerevisiae: encodes a DNA-damage checkpoint control protein, involved in the activation of the DNA damage and meiotic pachytene checkpoints) has protein sequence MSLFVESEPESEPICHVEESFTASTTQIGHLSDIFQSLVSISNQAIIRIKESGITIYSSYNHTFNVNVNIDPSLFSIYQMSGGEEFALGVDLSLIGECFGSVASTLKYEKSVTCYLTYSGEGSPLVIEFEDSFILEKLEFYTFVIEEEDGLGIDYESVEMEAIVRSDVLTNVMQDLYSIDTENLFVYAEADTLHFISNGPIGTSKLIFPNDKAVLEKMEIKGRYVITQFSFEVFYRIFRSVKLSSKCKLVKDENGCFSVQLLCQKVGTSGYSGTLVTINMMEVSHDEVMTGAILQEQEKPVLVEVQSSWRGKVGGVVEVPLYL, from the coding sequence ATgctgttgtttgttgagTCAGAGCCAGAGTCTGAACCTATTTGTCATGTTGAGGAGTCGTTTACTGCGTCTACTACCCAGATAGGTCACTTGTCCGATATTTTCCAGAGTCTTGTTAGTATAAGTAACCAGGCGATAATCAGGATCAAGGAGAGTGGGATTACGATATACTCGAGTTATAATCATACGTTTAATGTGAATGTGAATATTGATCCGTCGTTGTTTAGCATATACCAGATGAGCGGTGGTGAGGAGTTTGCATTGGGAGTTGATTTGAGTTTGATTGGCGAGTGTTTTGGGTCTGTTGCCAGTACGTTAAAGTATGAAAAGTCCGTTACATGTTACTTGACGTACCTGGGGGAGGGCAGCCCGCTTGTTATTGAGTTTGAGGatagttttattttggaAAAGTTGGAGTTTTACACGTTTGTGATAGAGGAGGAGGATGGGTTGGGTATTGATTATGAGAGCGTGGAGATGGAGGCGATAGTGCGGAGCGATGTGCTTACGAATGTGATGCAAGATTTGTACCTGATCGATACGGAGAATTTGTTTGTGTATGCTGAGGCAGATACGCTCCACTTTATTAGTAATGGGCCTATAGGCACGTCGAAACTTATATTCCCCAACGACAAGGCAGTTCTTGAGAAGATGGAAATAAAGGGTAGGTATGTGATTACCCAGTTTAGTTTTGAGGTTTTTTATCGGATATTTCGGTCGGTGAAGTTGAGTTCAAAATGCAAGCTTGTGAAGGATGAGAATGGGTGTTTTTCGGTGCAGTTGTTGTGCCAGAAAGTGGGGACGAGTGGGTACTCGGGGACGTTGGTTACGATAAACATGATGGAGGTTAGTCACGATGAGGTGATGACGGGGGCGATCTTACAGGAGCAGGAGAAGCCAGTGTTGGTAGAGGTGCAGTCGAGTTGGCGAGGCAAGGTTGGCGGGGTAGTTGAGGTGccattatatttatag
- the NAG3 gene encoding polyamine transporter, putative (has significant sequence similarity to two adjacent C albicans ORFs (orf19.2158 and orf19.2160) and to cd36_65590;~In C. albicans: encodes a putative transporter of the major facilitator superfamily (MFS); similar to Nag4p; required for wild-type mouse virulence and cycloheximide resistance; in gene cluster that includes genes encoding enzymes of GlcNAc catabolism; putative orthologues in S. cerevisiae (TPO3 and TPO2 gene) encode polyamine transport proteins specific for spermine that localize to the plasma membrane; member of the major facilitator superfamily;~Similar to S. cerevisiae TPO3), with the protein MSDNTTLDNTSVNSEKVVDYGDAIHHHNHQDLEKLVSNNKGVAKIVSELAEGAGQLGPLEQPYDIHKVETHPDPHTDYNAADPWKYPIDQETQLRLVDWTHNDKHNPKNFSKAFKWLCTVLLGMICFVVALGSAIVTGDLERPAADFGVSEEVIILASVTMFVIGFGVGPLVFAPMSEEVGRKPIYAVTLFVAVVFIVPCGAAQNIATLLICRLIDGTAFSAPMTLIGGSLADIWEGPERGTAMAVFSAAPFLGPVCGPIFGGLLCDYAPTWRWIYWTFLIVAGFFYVVFIVVVPETHHGILLKKRAKKLRKDTGDSRYRSFNELQIRTFGEVAKTSLLRPFVLLAELIVFLVTMYMSVLYGLLYMFFFAYPIVYQEGKGWSASKTGVMFIPIGVGVILSSLAAPFFNRDYNKRAQVYRDRGELPPAELRLIPMMIGCWFVPIGLFAFAWSSYQRISWAGPCFSGFAVGFGFLLLYNPANNYIVDSYQHYAASALAAKTFVRSIWGACVPLFTIQMYHRLGDEWATSLMAFISLACCAIPYLFYIYGARIRTFSKYAYAPNMDSKK; encoded by the coding sequence ATGTCAGATAACACTACTTTAGACAACACAAGTGTCAACTCCGAAAAAGTCGTCGATTATGGTGATGCCATTCAtcaccacaaccaccaaGACCTAGAAAAATTAGTCTCCAACAACAAGGGGGTGGCTAAGATAGTCTCCGAGTTAGCTGAAGGTGCTGGTCAGTTAGGCCCATTAGAACAGCCATACGATATTCACAAGGTCGAAACCCATCCAGATCCTCACACAGATTACAATGCTGCCGATCCATGGAAGTACCCCATCGACCAGGAAACACAATTACGTTTGGTGGACTGGACACACAACGACAAGCACAACCCAAAAAACTTCAGCAAAGCATTCAAATGGTTGTGCACGGTCTTGTTAGGGatgatttgttttgttgtcGCCTTAGGGTCAGCTATCGTTACTGGTGATTTAGAAAGACCAGCAGCAGATTTTGGCGTTTCCGAAGAGGTGATTATTTTGGCATCAGTTACGATGTTTGTTATTGGGTTTGGTGTAGGGCCATTAGTGTTTGCCCCAATGTCTGAAGAAGTAGGAAGAAAACCTATCTACGCCGTTACCTTATTTGTTGCTGTGGTATTTATCGTTCCTTGTGGGGCCGCCCAAAATATTGCCACTTTACTTATATGTCGTTTGATTGATGGGACCGCTTTCAGTGCACCAATGACATTGATTGGTGGGTCATTAGCAGATATCTGGGAAGGGCCAGAAAGAGGTACTGCCATGGCAGTGTTCTCCGCTGCTCCGTTCTTAGGGCCAGTGTGCGGTCCAATTTTTGGTGGGTTGTTATGTGATTATGCCCCAACATGGAGATGGATATACTGGACATTCTTGATTGTTGCCGGGTTCTTTTATGTCGTGTTTATTGTGGTCGTCCCAGAAACCCACCACGGAATATTGTTAAAAAAGAGAgcaaaaaaattgagaaaGGATACTGGCGATTCCCGTTACAGATCATTCAACGAATTGCAAATCAGAACCTTTGGTGAGGTCGCCAAAACCTCCCTCTTACGTCCATTCGTCTTATTAGCCGAGCTCATTGTCTTTTTGGTCACCATGTACATGTCTGTTTTGTATGGTTTGCTTTATATGTTCTTTTTTGCCTATCCAATTGTCTACCAAGAAGGTAAAGGGTGGTCGGCATCAAAAACTGGGGTCATGTTCATCCCCATTGGTGTGGGTGTCATCTTGTCATCATTAGCCGCCCCATTTTTCAACAGGGACTACAACAAACGTGCACAAGTATACAGGGACAGAGGCGAATTGCCTCCAGCTGAATTGAGATTGATCCCCATGATGATAGGGTGTTGGTTTGTCCCCATAGGTCTTTTCGCCTTTGCCTGGTCGTCCTACCAAAGAATTTCGTGGGCCGGTCCGTGTTTCTCAGGTTTTGCCGTTGGGTTTGGGTTCCTTTTGTTGTACAACCCAGCAAACAACTACATTGTCGATTCGTACCAACATTATGCTGCGTCTGCTTTGGCCGCTAAAACATTTGTTAGATCCATCTGGGGTGCATGTGTGCCCCTCTTTACCATCCAAATGTATCACAGATTAGGCGACGAATGGGCAACTTCCCTTATGGCATTCATCTCCTTAGCTTGTTGTGCCATCCCTTATTTATTCTACATTTACGGGGCAAGAATCAGAACCTTCTCCAAATACGCATACGCTCCAAACATggattcaaaaaaataa
- the NAG1 gene encoding glucosamine-6-phosphate deaminase, putative (In C. albicans: putative orthologue encodes a glucosamine-6-phosphate deaminase; enzyme of N-acetylglucosamine utilization; required for wild-type hyphal growth and mouse virulence; converts glucosamine 6-P to fructose 6-P; reaction is reversible in vitro; gene is GlcNAc-induced): protein MQPLPKKCNHHLISHIRSIICPSRRNENRTSSSTMRQAIFSNPNDAAEYLANYIIAKINASTKPFVLGLPTGSSPEGIYAKLIEAYKQGRVSFKNVVTFNMDEYLGLAPSDLQSYHYFMYDKLFNHIDIPRENIHILNGLAKNIDEECASYERKIKQYGKIDLFLGGLGPEGHLAFNEAGSSRDSKTRKVELVESTIKANCRFFDNDESKVPKYALSVGISTILDNSQEIAIIVLGKNKQFALDKTINGKPNDPKYPSSYLQDHANVLIVCDHAAAGLKSKL, encoded by the coding sequence atgcaACCACTCCCAAAAAAATGCAACCACCACCTAATCTCCCATATAAGGTCCATCATCTGCCCGTCCCGAAGAAATGAAAACCGTACTTCCTCATCAACCATGAGACAAGCTATCTTTTCCAACCCTAACGATGCTGCTGAGTATTTGGCAAACTATATCATTGCCAAAATCAACGCCTCCACGAAACCATTTGTTCTTGGTCTTCCAACCGGATCATCCCCTGAAGGCATTTATgctaaattgattgaagcCTACAAGCAAGGTCGAGTCAGCTTTAAAAATGTTGTTACCTTCAACATGGACGAGTATTTGGGATTGGCACCATCGGATTTACAGTCGTACCACTATTTCATGTACGACAAACTCTTTAACCATATCGATATCCCCCGTGAAAATATCCATATCCTCAACGGATTGGCCAAAAACATCGACGAGGAATGTGCCAGCTACGAAAggaaaatcaaacaatacGGCAAGATTGATTTGTTCTTGGGTGGGTTAGGTCCCGAAGGTCATTTGGCATTCAACGAGGCCGGGTCGTCAAGAGATTCCAAAACAAGAAAGGTCGAATTGGTCGAAAGCACCATCAAGGCAAACTGCAGGTTTTTTGACAACGACGAGAGTAAAGTCCCCAAGTATGCATTGAGTGTTGGTATCTCCACAATCTTGGACAACTCACAGGAAATCGCTATTATCGTGTTGGGCaagaataaacaatttgCCTTGGACAAAACCATCAACGGCAAACCAAACGACCCAAAATACCCATCTAGCTATTTACAAGACCACGCAAACGTTTTGATTGTTTGCGACCATGCTGCCGCTGGATTAAAGTCAAAGTTATAG
- the NAG5 gene encoding N-acetylglucosamine kinase, putative (In C. albicans: putative orthologue encodes an N-acetylglucosamine (GlcNAc) kinase; involved in GlcNAc utilization; required for wild-type hyphal growth and mouse virulence; gene expression is GlcNAc-induced), whose amino-acid sequence MIETSIESVGGLTSGPMYFMEIVSSQSSVLSSIVESFTSAVSASNLGVYSEELLGDVKHSLRENSPITMLPNYNISPTGEEHGSYLVIDLGGSTLRIAVVDISKPHPKLSRTERITIVVEKSWIIGNDFKRIDYEFFKYIGSKINEILVGQNVIDVNSVINTGITWSFPLETTNYNSGRIKHVSKGYTVGEDIYGKDLKTVLEETLRQEYGLALEVNSILNDSLAVYSAGCFIDSNMKLAMVLGTGINMCCSLKKSSEICRYKMLADATLFNCELSLFGQNLCKDFATKYDSIIDQRFARTQHHFKTFMGPDPLTQTLFQPHELMTSGRYLPELTRLVVVDLIEAGEIFQNVDCQSFYEEYGGFSGELMCFVHETDDYNDIHVKLCKAYGWTGIGRSDVVCLKEVVSCIIKRAAFIVANAIIAFFKLLGGDELCGDVTIGYVGSVLNYFHEYRRLIIEYVNNAAEAKQLGVTIDLKLIDNSSIIGAAIGAAYYR is encoded by the coding sequence ATGATTGAGACTAGTATTGAGAGTGTTGGTGGGTTGACGAGTGGTCCTATGTATTTTATGGAGATTGTGTCGTCGCAATCAAGTGTTTTGTCGAGCATTGTTGAATCGTTTACGTCTGCGGTGTCAGCCTCCAACTTGGGAGTGTACTCTGAAGAATTACTTGGTGATGTGAAACATTCGTTGAGAGAGAATTCCCCCATCACGATGTTGCCGAATTATAATATCTCCCCTACCGGTGAAGAGCATGGACTGTATTTGGTTATTGATTTGGGTGGATCGACGTTGAGAATAGCCGTGGTGGATATTTCCAAGCCACACCCCAAGTTGTCGAGAACCGAGAGGATTACTATAGTTGTGGAAAAGAGTTGGATTATTGGCAATGACTTTAAAAGGATCGACTATGAATTTTTCAAGTATATTGGGTCTAAGATCAATGAGATATTGGTGGGACAGAATGTTATTGATGTAAACTCGGTCATCAACACGGGCATAACCTGGTCGTTCCCGTTGGAAACCACAAACTACAATAGTGGCAGAATCAAGCATGTTTCGAAGGGGTATACTGTGGGAGAGGATATTTACGGCAAGGATTTAAAGACGGTGTTGGAAGAGACGTTGCGACAAGAGTATGGGTTGGCACTTGAGGTGAACTCTATATTGAACGACTCATTAGCGGTGTATTCTGCTGGGTGTTTTATTGATTCGAATATGAAATTGGCAATGGTGTTGGGGACAGGAATTAACATGTGCTGTTCGTTGAAAAAGTCGAGTGAGATTTGTCGCTACAAGATGTTGGCTGACGCTACGTTGTTTAATTGCGAGCTTTCGTTGTTTGGCCAGAACCTATGTAAGGACTTTGCGACAAAGTATGATAGTATTATTGACCAACGGTTTGCCAGGACTCAGCACCATTTCAAGACGTTTATGGGGCCGGACCCACTTACGCAAACGCTTTTCCAGCCACACGAGTTGATGACTAGTGGGCGGTACTTGCCGGAATTGACAAggttggtggtggtggattTGATTGAGGCGGgtgaaatatttcaaaatgtCGACTGCCAACTGTTTTATGAAGAGTATGGCGGGTTTAGTGGGGAGTTGATGTGCTTTGTCCATGAGACTGATGATTATAATGACATTCATGTCAAGTTGTGCAAGGCCTATGGTTGGACGGGTATTGGGAGGAGTGATGTGGTATGCCTCAAAGAAGTTGTATCGTGCATTATCAAGAGAGCGGCATTTATTGTTGCCAATGCGATAATTGCGTTTTTCAAATTGCTAGGGGGTGACGAATTGTGTGGCGATGTGACTATTGGGTATGTTGGGTCGgtgttgaattattttcacGAGTATAGACGCTTGATTATTGAGTATGTGAACAACGCAGCCGAGGCCAAACAGTTGGGGGTTACGATCGATTTAAAGTTGATTGATAATAGTTCGATTATAGGTGCTGCAATCGGAGCAGCTTATTATAGGTAA
- the NAG2 gene encoding N-acetylglucosamine-6-phosphate deacetylase, putative (In C. albicans: putative orthologue encodes a N-acetylglucosamine-6-phosphate (GlcNAcP) deacetylase; enzyme of N-acetylglucosamine utilization; required for wild-type hyphal growth and virulence in mouse systemic infection; gene is GlcNAc-induced): MSFTRFTNCHLIDRGELYEFTDLYVNNATKRICHPPADPELVSEVIDLKQQILAPGYIDIQNNGIYGLNFSNLGEESTAEDIAEFKRFYKDAMAKYLSTGVTATCPTVTSNFPEVYAKVLPLYKKSVLSDQTDSLGAHVEGPFINVQKKGCHPVETFVDAKEGECKLLEVYGDLFDNVCIVTAAPEIAGVLDLISVVKAKNCVFSIGHTMSDYRTAVKAVENGATMITHLYNAMPQPHHRNAGVVGLINSPIVETPYFGLICDGVHVDPSMANFAYRSNPGKCVLVTDAMHLIGLPDGHYKWDSQVIVKTGDRLYLENTDTLAGAATTLPQCVRNLVKWSKVSLPQAVMTVTNNAAKSIGVDKERGFLNVGCFADFVVLDKSGYVRKVYKLGREVQSSDIPLDRATDKLNAVL, from the coding sequence ATGTCGTTCACTAGATTTACCAACTGTCATTTAATCGATAGGGGTGAGTTGTATGAGTTTACTGATTTATATGTCAACAACGCCACCAAAAGGATATGTCATCCTCCAGCAGATCCCGAGTTAGTTAGTGAggttattgatttgaagCAGCAAATATTGGCTCCTGGGTATATTGATATTCAGAATAATGGTATTTATGGGTTGAATTTTTCCAATCTTGGTGAGGAGTCTACGGCAGAGGATATTGCTGAGTTTAAGCGTTTCTATAAAGATGCAATGGCCAAGTATTTGAGTACTGGTGTCACGGCCACATGTCCTACTGTCACTTCCAACTTTCCCGAAGTGTACGCCAAGGTGTTGCCGTTGTATAAGAAGAGTGTATTGAGTGATCAAACAGATTCGCTTGGGGCACATGTTGAGGGCCCGTTTATCAATGTCCAAAAGAAAGGGTGTCATCCTGTTGAGACATTTGTTGATGCCAAGGAGGGAGAATGCAAGTTGTTGGAAGTTTATGGCGACTTGTTTGATAATGTGTGTATTGTTACTGCTGCTCCTGAGATTGCTGGTGTTTTAGATTTGATTAGTGTTGTCAAAGCCAAGAACTGTGTGTTTTCTATTGGTCACACCATGTCGGATTATCGTACTGCTGTCAAGGCGGTTGAGAATGGGGCTACAATGATTACACACTTGTACAATGCGATGCCACAGCCCCATCATCGTAATGCTGGGGTGGTTGGCTTGATTAATTCACCTATTGTTGAGACGCCATACTTTGGGTTAATCTGTGATGGTGTGCATGTTGACCCGTCGATGGCCAACTTTGCTTATAGGTCGAATCCTGGCAAGTGTGTTTTAGTGACTGATGCTATGCATTTGATCGGGTTGCCTGATGGCCACTACAAGTGGGACTCGCAAGTTATTGTAAAGACTGGCGATCGGTTGTATTTGGAAAATACCGATACGCTAGCTGGAGCTGCTACTACTTTACCGCAGTGTGTGCGTAACCTAGTCAAGTGGTCTAAGGTCAGCTTGCCGCAAGCGGTTATGACGGTTACTAATAATGCTGCCAAGTCGATTGGGGTTGATAAGGAGCGTGGGTTTTTGAATGTTGGCTGTTTTGctgattttgttgttttagaCAAGAGTGGGTATGTTCGGAAAGTCTACAAGTTAGGACGTGAAGTCCAGTCGTCGGATATACCTTTAGATAGAGCTactgataaattaaatgcAGTTTTATAG
- the NAG4 gene encoding polyamine transporter, putative (has significant sequence similarity to two adjacent C albicans ORFs (orf19.2158 and orf19.2160) and to cd36_65570;~In C. albicans: putative orthologue is a putative fungal-specific transporter similar to Nag3p; required for wild-type mouse virulence and wild-type cycloheximide resistance; gene cluster encodes enzymes of GlcNAc catabolism; putative orthologues in S. cerevisiae (TPO3 and TPO2 genes) encode polyamine transport proteins specific for spermine that localize to the plasma membrane; member of the major facilitator superfamily;~Similar to S. cerevisiae TPO3), producing MSHATDNTSVDSEKVRDFGDDLQHHPTRSILNKIRSRESGDLKSLVSNKGVERIVSDLQEGAGQLGPLEQPYDIHKVETHPDPHTDYNDADPWKYPIDQDSGLRLVDWTPGDKHNPKNISKAKKWLYTMVLGAVCFVVALGSAIVTGDMERPAQYFGVSEEVIILASVTVFVIGFGVGPLVFAPMSEEVGRKPIYAVTLFVAVVFIVPCGAAKNIGTLIVCRLIDGIAFSAPMTLIGGSLADIWEGPERGTAMAIFSAAPFLGPVCGPIFGGLLCDHAPTWRWIYWTFLIVAGIFYVIFIAIVPETHHGILLKKRAKKLRKDTGDSRYRSFNELQIRTFGEVAKTSLLRPFVLLSELIVFLMTIYMAICYGLLYMFFFAYPIVYQEGKGWSASLTGVMFIPIGVGVIIATIAAPFFNKDYNRRAQKYRDRGELPPPELRLIPMMISCWFVPVGLFAFAWSSYPWVSWAGPCFSGLAAGFGFCCLYNPANNYIVDSYQHYAASALAAKTFVRSIWGACVPLFTIQMYHRLGDEWATSLMAFISLACCVIPYLFFFFGAKIRTFSKYAYTP from the coding sequence ATGTCACACGCTACAGATAACACAAGTGTTGATTCAGAAAAAGTTAGAGATTTCGGCGATGATTTACAACACCACCCAACAAGAAGTATTCTTAACAAGATCCGTTCAAGAGAATCTGGCGACTTGAAAAGTTTGGTGTCAAACAAGGGTGTGGAAAGGATAGTCTCAGACTTACAAGAAGGGGCCGGCCAGTTAGGGCCATTGGAACAGCCATACGATATCCATAAGGTCGAGACCCACCCAGACCCCCACACAGATTACAACGACGCTGATCCATGGAAGTACCCCATCGATCAAGACTCGGGTTTACGTTTGGTGGATTGGACTCCTGGCGACAAGCACAATCCGAAAAACATTTCCAAAGCTAAAAAGTGGCTCTACACTATGGTGTTGGGTGCAGTTTGTTTTGTCGTCGCTTTAGGGTCTGCCATTGTCACGGGAGACATGGAACGACCAGCACAATATTTTGGCGTTTCTGAAGAAGTTATAATCTTGGCATCGGTGACTGTATTTGTCATTGGGTTTGGTGTAGGGCCATTAGTGTTTGCCCCAATGTCTGAAGAGGTGGGCAGAAAACCTATTTATGCTGTAACCTTGTTTGTTGCAGTGGTATTCATTGTCCCTTGTGGGGCCGCCAAAAACATCGGCACCTTGATTGTTTGTCGTTTAATCGATGGTATTGCATTCAGTGCTCCAATGACATTGATTGGTGGGTCATTAGCAGATATTTGGGAAGGGCCAGAAAGAGGTACAGCCATGGCCATCTTTTCTGCCGCCCCATTCTTAGGGCCAGTGTGTGGGCCAATCTTTGGTGGATTATTATGCGACCACGCTCCAACCTGGAGATGGATATACTGGACATTCTTGATTGTTGCTGGCATATTCTACGTGATATTCATTGCCATAGTACCCGAAACCCATCACGGTATATTGTTAAAAAAGAGAgcaaaaaaattgagaaaGGATACTGGCGACTCACGTTATAGATCATTTAACGAATTGCAAATCAGAACCTTTGGCGAGGTCGCCAAAACATCCCTCTTACGTCCATTCGTCTTGTTATCAGAGTTGATTGTCTTTTTGATGACAATCTATATGGCCATTTGCTACGGTTTGCTTTACATGTTTTTCTTTGCCTACCCAATTGTCTACCAAGAAGGCAAGGGCTGGTCTGCTTCATTGACGGGTGTCATGTTTATCCCCATCGGCGTAGGCGTAATCATTGCTACCATTGCCGCCCCATTCTTCAACAAGGACTACAACAGGCGTGCACAAAAGTATAGAGATAGAGGTGAGTTGCCACCACCAGAACTAAGATTAATCCCCATGATGATTTCGTGCTGGTTTGTTCCAGTCGGTCTTTTCGCATTTGCTTGGTCATCCTACCCTTGGGTATCCTGGGCCGGTCCATGCTTCTCAGGATTGGCAGCAGGATTTGGGTTCTGTTGCTTATACAACCCCGCAAACAACTACATTGTCGACTCATACCAACACTACGCTGCGTCTGCTTTGGCCGCTAAAACATTTGTTAGATCCATCTGGGGTGCATGTGTGCCCCTCTTTACCATCCAAATGTATCACAGATTAGGCGACGAATGGGCAACTTCCCTTATGGCATTCATCTCCTTAGCCTGTTGCGTCATCCCATacttattcttcttcttcggGGCAAAAATCAGAACCTTCTCCAAATACGCTTATACCCCATAG